The following proteins come from a genomic window of Burkholderia stabilis:
- a CDS encoding RNA ligase RtcB family protein, protein MGNSMQYLAERITLCACATTWIEGEAIRQLEHAATLPGMRRVAGMPDLHPGRGYPVGAAFFSTGRLYPALIGGDIGCGMALWQTALDARRVSASKLASRLGSIDAAPDAGWQPLVAAAGFADHAFAASLGTIGSGNHFAEAQRIDAVYDAHAVDALGLDRDRLLLLVHSGSRGFGQSILEQHMREHGYDGLDDTDAACAAYLARHDAALRYAVANRDLIARRMLARWRSDGRCVLDVNHNLVSRATVDGEPGWLHRKGATPADAGPVVIPGSRGDYSYLVAPARPGDAASLASLAHGAGRKWARGDCKGRLERRFTPSQLTRTPLGSHVVCEDRELLYEEAPQAYKPIDSVVDALEAAGLLRKLARLAPVLTYKTSGEGNRC, encoded by the coding sequence ATGGGCAATTCCATGCAATACCTGGCGGAGCGCATCACGCTGTGCGCTTGCGCCACCACCTGGATCGAAGGTGAGGCGATCCGGCAGCTCGAACACGCTGCCACCCTCCCCGGCATGCGGCGCGTCGCCGGCATGCCCGATCTTCATCCCGGACGCGGCTACCCGGTCGGCGCTGCGTTCTTCTCGACGGGCCGGCTGTATCCGGCGCTGATCGGCGGCGATATCGGCTGCGGGATGGCGCTCTGGCAAACCGCGCTCGATGCGCGGCGCGTCAGCGCGTCGAAGCTCGCGAGCCGGCTGGGCTCGATCGATGCCGCGCCCGATGCCGGCTGGCAGCCGCTCGTTGCGGCTGCCGGGTTCGCGGATCATGCATTCGCGGCGTCGCTCGGCACGATCGGCAGCGGCAATCATTTCGCGGAGGCGCAACGGATCGACGCCGTGTATGACGCACACGCCGTCGACGCGCTCGGTCTCGATCGCGACCGCCTGCTGCTGCTCGTGCACAGCGGGTCGCGCGGCTTCGGTCAGTCGATCCTCGAGCAGCACATGCGCGAGCATGGCTACGACGGCCTCGACGACACGGATGCCGCGTGCGCGGCGTACCTCGCGCGTCACGATGCGGCGTTGCGCTATGCAGTGGCGAATCGCGACCTGATCGCGCGGCGCATGCTGGCGCGCTGGCGCAGCGACGGCCGGTGCGTGCTGGATGTGAACCACAACCTGGTGAGCCGCGCGACCGTCGACGGCGAGCCGGGCTGGTTGCATCGCAAAGGCGCGACGCCGGCCGATGCGGGGCCCGTCGTCATTCCCGGGTCGCGCGGCGATTACAGCTATCTCGTGGCGCCGGCGCGGCCCGGCGATGCGGCGAGCCTCGCGTCGCTCGCACACGGCGCGGGCCGCAAGTGGGCGCGCGGCGATTGCAAGGGCCGCCTCGAGCGGCGCTTCACGCCGTCGCAGCTCACGCGCACGCCGCTCGGCAGCCACGTGGTCTGCGAAGACCGCGAACTGCTGTACGAGGAAGCGCCGCAGGCATACAAGCCGATCGACAGCGTCGTCGACGCGCTCGAAGCGGCCGGCCTGCTGCGCAAGCTCGCGCGGCTCGCGCCGGTGCTGACCTACAAGACCTCCGGGGAGGGCAACCGATGCTGA
- the prfH gene encoding peptide chain release factor H, with the protein MLMQISSAHGPLECQLAAANALRRLQAEADARRVVVTVLDAQPGERPGTLRSVLLDLDGDGAQALADRWTGTLQWICASPFRPRHPRKNWFIGVTRCADAQPLPDGDVRFEAMRARGPGGQHVNKTSSAIRATHVATGLSVRVESERSQHANKRLALQLLQVRLQQEADRHASDARRQRRMQHFELERGNPVRVFQGAAFLPAD; encoded by the coding sequence ATGCTGATGCAGATTTCGTCGGCGCACGGCCCGCTGGAGTGTCAGCTGGCCGCGGCCAATGCGCTGCGGCGCCTGCAGGCGGAAGCCGATGCGCGGCGCGTCGTCGTGACGGTGCTCGATGCGCAGCCGGGCGAGCGGCCCGGCACGCTGCGCTCGGTGCTGCTCGATCTCGACGGCGACGGCGCGCAGGCGCTTGCAGACCGGTGGACCGGCACACTGCAATGGATTTGCGCGAGCCCGTTCCGGCCGCGCCATCCGCGCAAGAACTGGTTCATCGGCGTCACGCGCTGTGCCGACGCGCAGCCGCTGCCGGACGGCGACGTGCGGTTCGAAGCGATGCGCGCACGCGGCCCGGGCGGCCAGCACGTGAACAAGACGAGCTCGGCGATCCGTGCGACGCATGTTGCGACGGGCCTGTCGGTGCGTGTCGAAAGCGAGCGCAGCCAGCATGCGAACAAGCGGCTGGCGTTGCAGTTGCTGCAGGTGCGATTGCAGCAGGAAGCCGACCGGCACGCATCGGACGCGCGCCGGCAGCGGCGGATGCAGCATTTCGAGCTGGAGCGCGGGAATCCCGTGCGGGTGTTTCAAGGTGCTGCGTTCTTGCCTGCCGATTGA